AAAGAAGCGGAAGCACTCGGGGATGAAATACTTAAAGATCCTGATATTAACATTACCGGGGTAATTCACATTAATGCAAAAAATACAGGGATCATAACCCAGGTATTTTTTCAGGAAGGAGACTATGTGGCAGAAGGAGATGTAATGGCGGAGGTCACCAAACCTAATTCATTGGCCGTAAAGCTTTATGTCCCTTATGAATACAATCAGGAAGTGACTTTGCAAAAGCGGGTTAGCGTGCGTTTACCCGACGGAGAATGGCTCAAGGGCGTCGTCAAACAGTTGCTTCCTTCTGAAGACGTCGTTTCTCAGACCATGCCATATTTAGTCACCCTGACGCCCTTTCGTTTTTTGCCGGAAAATCTGAACCTGACCGTTTCCGTGCCCCTCCATTTAAAAGATAATGCTTTGGCGGTCCCTCGCAAAGCGGTTCAAAGCAATGAAGAACAAACAGATTTCTGGGTCATGAAAATTTTGAATGACACCCTGGCCATACGCCAGACTGTATTCCTGGGATTACAAAGCGATTCTCTGATTGAATTGAAGAACAGCCCATTAACTCCTGAAGATCGAATTGTGATTGATGGTGCCTACGGGTTGCCTGATACGGCCTCTATTATGGTGGTCCCGCAACTATAAGAAAAAACGAACAGCATGATCAATTACGTCAAATTTAAGAATCCCATTGGAGTCCTGTTGGCCATTGTTTTTTTTGGAGGCGTATTTGCCTATAGCCGAATGAAGTCCGATTTATTCCCCAATGTCACTTTTC
This sequence is a window from Lewinellaceae bacterium. Protein-coding genes within it:
- a CDS encoding HlyD family efflux transporter periplasmic adaptor subunit; protein product: MKKSIIQIFLISLLCLSCHHNKKGDAASGEEEFFASRAQVIAGNPALHLMKEELTMNAVTIYTSRENIRATTTGFVQAAKIQQGNRVKAGEHVFSIKTKEAEALGDEILKDPDINITGVIHINAKNTGIITQVFFQEGDYVAEGDVMAEVTKPNSLAVKLYVPYEYNQEVTLQKRVSVRLPDGEWLKGVVKQLLPSEDVVSQTMPYLVTLTPFRFLPENLNLTVSVPLHLKDNALAVPRKAVQSNEEQTDFWVMKILNDTLAIRQTVFLGLQSDSLIELKNSPLTPEDRIVIDGAYGLPDTASIMVVPQL